From uncultured Desulfobacter sp.:
ATCACGCTGGCAATATGCCCGCACTTGCACTTGTATTTCAACCGGACCAGGGCCTTATGCCCGATAAATTTGGACACGTCCTTGGTGTAGGACTTTCCGCATGATTCACAGGCGAAGGTAGCCTTCAGATCCGAGGTTACATATATCGTTGGTATCGTCATTCTTTATCAGTTCACCAAATTGTTTGTATAATTTTCCATTCAGGCCCAATAGGACTTGAAAATGAGAGCAGAACTATAAGGCAGGATAGCCGGTTTTTCAAGAACCAATGGGTAATTCACCCAATTAACTGGTTGATTTCAAATATAGGCAAACAAACCGCAAGGATGATAAATCCGATCACTAAACCCATGATAAGAATGATCAAAGGCTCGATAATTGAGGTGGCAGCTGTAATGGCTGTTTGAACATTTCTTTCAAACAGTTCTGCTAATTTTTCCAGCATTTTTTCCATTTCACCGCTTTTTTCCCCCACCTTGATCATCTGGGCCGCAAGGTCCGGAAAGGCTGAACTTTTTTCCAGAATAGAACCAAGGCTGCCGCCTTGTTCCACTGTTTGGGCACACTTTTCGATCAATTCGGCAATCACCCGGTTGCCGGAGATGGTTTTGGTAATGCCGAGGGCGGTTAACAGCGGCACCCCGTTGTCAAGCAAAGACCCTAATGTTCTGGAAAATCGGGATGCAATCAGTTGTCTGGTCAGGTTGCCGGAAACCGGCAGGGATAAAATGATTCGGTCAAGAATACGCCCTCCTCTGTCTGTTTTACGGATGCCGTAAAGGCATAATATGGCAAAAAACGGTGCGGGAATTATCAGCCACCACCATGCTTTTACCATGCCGCTGATACCAAGAAGCATTTGGGTGGGCATGGGCAGCTCATGGTTCATATCCGTAAATATTTTTGTAATATTGGGGACAATAAAGGTTAAAAGAAAGACGAGTACAAGAAAACCAATGACAGCCATGAATACGGGGTACGCAAGGGACGCCTGAACTTTTTTTTTTGTATCCTCTCTTTTTTCGCTGAAATCGGCCAGCCGTTCCAGCACAACCTCTAAGGTGCCGGAGGCTTCCCCAGCCTTGACCATGTTGATGTATACCGCAGAAAATACCTGGGGGTGGGCACCTAAAGCGTCGGCAAAGCTGTTGCCCTCTTCAATGGCGTCCTTGACCCTGGACAGAACCCGCTTAAACGTTTTGCTTTTGGTCTGGGGTACCAGGGTAGCAACGGCTTTGAGTAAGGGGAATCCTGCTGCCAAAAGCGTAGCCAGCTGGCGTGTGATCATGGTGACTTCCGAAGATTTTACAGAAGAGAAAAGAGGCGGCAGGTTAAAGGTTTTTCTCCTGGGTGCCCCTTTTTCTATTTTAATTCGGCCTGCCCCTGATTCAATTCGAAGGATTGAGGTGGGGAAAATGCCTTTTTGTTTTAAATTATCCTGGGCTGCGTCGGGGTTTTCAGCATCTATAATGCCTGATTTTTTTCTGCCGGAAGCAGTTAGCCCGTTATATTCGAAAACAGCCATATGAAATGGTATCCTTTATATTCTGTAACAGCCTGTTGATCATTCACGGCGTCCACTCTTTCGTCTATCCGACCTCCGTCTTTCCGGTACCCCGCCCAAGCGCTGATCGTACATGGAGCCCACCCCATATTCATCCCGGCGCATGAATTTATCCACAGCTGGCCCTATGAGTTGCATTTCCGGGTTCTCTTTCTGGACCTGCTGGGCAATGCGCATTTCCTTGGTGCAGCCGGTGGAATAGGTGGCGTCTTTTCCGATCCATTCCGGTGGTACTTTCTGTTCCATGATTTTAAAGCTTTGGGCAATATCCTCGGAGGTCTGGAAGCGCCATATATCTATGTATCCGCTTCGTTGAACAATTTCCCACATATACATCAGATCATCGGCATCCATTCCCGGCTCATAATATGAAGAAGGATTAATGATAAAAAGATTGTCGGACTGGTTTTTTAAATGTTCAACAAAACGGTTCATTATTTTTTTTGCCACATCAATTTTGCCGGGTATGGAACCGATGATACCCGAATAGAACATTACAGTCATTTTTTTATTTTTGGCCTGCTTCATTTCAGAAATAATTTTATTGGCTTTTCCTTCAAGATCCGTGTGGCTGAAAATGATAAAATCAGGATGCCTGGGCTTAAAGACAATGTCCAGTCTTTTGTTTTTTTCGCAGATATTGATTACATCCCTGGTAAACCTGAAATGGGTTTGGATCATCCGGTTTCTTTGTTTCGGTCCCCTTGTCACCACGCAGTCCACCTCCTTGAAGACCCGTGAAAAGGTGGTGGAGACCAACAGAAGATTCAGCGCTTCCTGGGTACCGTCGGATATCACATACAGATGTTCATCCCGTTTCAGGCGTTGGAGCAGCTTGTTTTTACTGATAGCTTTATCGTGGATGAAATGGGCCTGTTCCAGGGCCTTGACAAGAACCGGGTCTGTTCGGGTGTCGTTCAGGCATATTTTTTTAAAAAATGGGTTTTCTTTGACCGCAAGGATTACAATATGGCCAATATTTGCAAGAAACTGAGCAATGGCAATGTCTGCCACCACATCCCCGGATTCGCCGGCAAGCCACAAAATTTTTGATTTTGGTGCATTGACCAATTCAAGAAGCCGTTCCATGCCGTTGCCTGTAATTTTGACGTTTAACAGGGTTTTTATGGCCGAAGTCGAGGGAACCTTGAAGTTGTCATCCTGCCATAGGGCGGAGGCCGTTAAAAGGGAGAGCCGTCGTGTGAACTCTATCTCATTGATTTTTGCCTTAACCTGTTCGAGGGTTAATCCCTTCATGTTGTCAATGGCGCCGTCAACTTCGTTTAACGCTTTTTTAAAGGATTCCGAGCCCATGAATCTGTATGCCCTGTCATTTTCCCTTTTTTTTTGGTTTTTATAAGGGTCTTCTATATGGGTGCGGGTTAAGAAAATTTTATACAGGCGTTTTTCAAGCCGGGAGGGTATGAGCAGCCTGCTTTGGATTTCGTTATCATATTTTATTTGTATCAGTCTGGATAAGAACGCACGGTCATATTCCGAATCAATGAATTCTTTGATAATGGCAAAAATTTTGTCGAGCACGTCGCGGTAACGGTTACTCAGAAACCTTGGTCTTTTCCGGGACATAATTGCATTAAACATGGTTTCGGAACAGGGATAGAACCGTTCGTTATTTTCCGGATACACCATGAATTCAACCTGTTCCCGGGATCCGACTTCTATGGGATAGGCAAATGGATCAATATGGTTTTCAAGGAAAAACGCCGTAAACCATGCGTCCTGGTCCGGATCTGTATTGACGGGTTTAGGTTCAATTTCATAGGATTCCATTTCTTCTCCTTAAATAATAACGAATCCAGCGCTCACAAAGGTCTTTCAGAATTGCTTGGGGCTCTGTGGCGGCGAAAGGGATACTATCATGACCGGCTCTGTTTTTCAAACCAAGGATCAAGGAGCAGCCTGGTCTGTAACGCATGAAAATGGTTTTATGAAATGGTTTCTGATATGATGTTTTAGTACGGAATAGTCAATTAAAAAAAATTGGAATTATTATTTATGATTAAAAAAAAGGTATCTTCAGGAATCCCCGGATTGGACCGGCTACTTAACGGACTGTTTATCGGTGACAACGTGGTCTGGTATGATGACGCCGGCAGCCTGGCCTATCCCTTTTGCATGAAATTTATTGAGGCGTCCCACCAGCAGAGCAAACCCATTGTGTATGTTTCCTTTGACAGGTCGCCAAAAAATCTTATTCAGACCCTGGGGCCCCTGGCGGATAACCCCCAGCTGACTATTCTGGACTGCTTTACCAACGGCAAGGGTGACAAGGCCGAAGTGTTCAATAAATTTTACGAGAAAGACGGCGCCCAGTGGCCTTATCAGGTTATCCGGGTGACTGATCCCTGGAAGCCGGATACGGTGCTTGACGCCATTGACGCCCTGCACCGCAATCTTTCCGGGGATGTGCGATTTGTTATGGAAAGTCTCACTGGTATGCAGGATCTGTGGGAAGGAGAAGATCAAATCCTGAAATTTTATTCCCATTCCTGTCCCAGGCTTTATGAAATGGATACCATTGCCTATTGGATCATTGAAAAAAACGCCCATTCGAGCCGGATCAGGGCTCATATCAATCAGATCGCCCAGGTGGCGGTGGATTTGACCATGACCCAGGGCCGATCATGCATTAAGCTTCTTAAAGCAGACAAACGCTACCCTGCAGATTTGGGTATCCCGGTTCCATATTCTTGTGAAAACGGGGAAATCCAACTCCGGAAAGCCGAAACAAAAAAAGCTGTTATCCTGGATCTGGGCCAGGCAGTTAAGGCGTTCCGCAGCCACCAGGGAATGTCCCAGAGAGAGTTGGCCCGCCTGGCCGGGGTTACCCCCTCCACCATTTCACAGATTGAGAGCAATCATGTGTTTCCGTCTTTACCGGCGCTTTACCGCATTGCCGAAAATCTGTCCGTGGATGTGGCCTCGTTTTTCAAGCCCCGGATTCCCGGTCCCAGGGATATCTTTTCCAGTGATGAATCCGTGCGCATCATTCGATCGGATCTGGATAAAAACAGTATTGAAATCGCCCAGTTGACCCCACCGGACCTGGATTTGCCCATGGATGCCTTTTTGATCACCTTTCTTCCGGGAAAACGGCTCAATGCACATTTCATGGTTCACAAAGGTCCTGAACTGGGACACCTGGTGTCCGGTCGCCTTGAGCTGGTTTTGGATAACAGGGCGCAGGACATGTCAGCGGGGGACACCATTTTCCTGGGTAAAGATTTCCCAAGTCAGTGGGTCAATCCCCTGACAGAGCCTGCCACCCTGTTTTGGGTCAATATGACAGCCCAATGATTTAAGAACTTTATGAGTTCAGGATTTTTCTGGCACTTTCATCGTTAACGTCTGCGACATGCGGGATTCCTGTCTCTTTGGCAGTTTCCCGGTTTCCGGAAAAAATTTCCTGCCGGGTGATTTTGTTCAGTGAAAATTTTCTGGCCCCTGCCATGAGCTGCTGCAGGCCGCATCCCAGCTTATCCGCCAGGGTGTAGAAGGCAATGGCACCATAGGGAATATTTTTCATTTCATCCTTGCCGAGTTTATCTTCCAGATCGTGGTAGCATGCAAAAATTTCATCTGCAGTTTTGCCTACTTCCAGAACATTTTTTGGCAGTTCATTCCAGTTTCCATTGACCTCGGCCCGGCGTTCCGGGTAGATAGCCCCTTCAATATTGGCTCCTAAAAAGCCCGGTATCATGATTGCCCGGCCCATGCACACCAGCTTGGTGTAGGGTGCGCCTACAGCCAGGGCTTTAAATATATGATCTTCCAATGCAAAACCGCCGGCAAAGGACATGTCCACCACGCTTTTCCCCTTGGCAGACAAAAGACTTGCGTATTCATGGGCTTTTGCATGGAGGATGATGGAAGGAACTCCCCAACTCTGCATCATGTTCCAGGGGCTCATGCCGGTGCCACCGCCGGAGCCGTCAATGGTGAGCAGATCCAGTTCCGCATCCGTGGCAAATTTAATGGCCATGGCCAATTCTTCCATACCGTAGGAACCTGTTTTCAGAGTGATCCGTTCGAACCCGATGTTGCGCAGGTACGCCACACTATTCATGAAATCCTCCTGAACCTGGTCCACAGAGGAAAGGTTGGTACCTCCCAGCCGACTGTGGCGGGCAAAGGACTTGATGGCGCCCTGCTCAAATCCTTGACGGACATCCTCTTTTGTGGGATCCGGGTCCACTACGTAACCGCGATTTTTCAGAAAAGTTGCGTATTCCAGGGAGCGCACTTGGATTTCCCCGCCGATATTTTTAGCTCCCTGTCCCCATTTCAACTCAATGATGCATTTGTCGCCATACTTGTCCACAACGTATTCGGCCACGCCGTTTCTGGTATCTTCCACATTGAGCTGAACAATGATGGCGCCGTACCCGTCATAGTACCGCAGGTAGGTATCAATACGGCGGTCCAGCTCCGGAGCATTTTTTATTTTTCCCTGCTTGGTTTCGATGTCTGAAATTTCAGAGTTGCGGTCAACACCCACAACGTTCTCCCCGATGACCACGGGGATCCCTACAAGTGCACCGCCAATGGCAAAGGAATCCCAATATTTTTCTGCGATGAATGTGGAACCTAATGCGCCGGTCATTAAAGGCATTTTTATCTTGGTCTTTTGTTTTTTGCCAAATTCGGTTTCCAGGGAAACATTGGGGAAAACACAGTCATCGGGGTCGTTAGTGAGTCCGTCTGCCAAGCCGCTGGACCCATATGCATACCCCTGAACCCTCAAGCTGTTGTAAGAAACCCCTACATGGCTGGTGTTGTTAGCCCCGGCGGTTACCAGGCCAAAGCTCCGGGGATACAGCAGTTTCCGGCCTGTCATGCTGGATAACCAGGTTTCGCATTTTCCGACGCAGTCAGCCCTGCACAGGGTACACAGGCTTGATTCACAGACATCTCCTCTGTTTTTGGTTCCAAGTGCATCATTGCTTTTTGAAAATCTCATATCCATAATCTGCAACTCCTTTCCAAGTTATCGTTCTCTATTTTTTATGAACCACCTGTAAAAGATTCAGGCGGGAAAAACATTAGCAGCTTCTTTAAAAGTAAAAGAAACTAAACAATAAACTAAAATTATCGGTTAAAATAAATATAGGAGACTTATTAATTAATAATTTCATTGTCAATATAATAATTTTAATAAAGTTAATTCTAAATTAATTATGCGGCAGGTATGAGATTGTTATTTTATTAGTTTAGGAATTTCCATTTTCTAAGAGCCATCAGCTATCAACCCGCCCCAAGGCGATTGTTAAAGCCCATAATCAAAATAAACCCTCCCATATGGTTTGCCTTTTCATCCGTCTTCTTCGTTGTGACAATGAGCATCAGGAACAATATGATTACATTGTCACGCCTTGAATACGAATGAAAATTCTAAACCATATTTTGGAAGGTTTTATTCCGATCATCGGCCTAACGTTAAGCTTATGACTGTTATATAAAGTGCTTTGATCCGGTTTTTTTGAAGCCCATTACACATGAGTTGCGTTAAAAAATAGAGGCGTGGGATTTGTTGAAGAAATGAAGGTACCCACACTTGTTTCTAATGTGTGTGGGGGGGTATAAAAAAAGAAAACAGCTAAAAGTTTAGTGATGCCAGCTTTTTACCGGACAGCGCCATCAGACTTACACTGTTGCTGTCAATGACAGCGAAGGTGGGTATATCGTTTCTGGGAACTGCAATGGAGCCTGGATTCAGGTGGATCCGATTTTGATGTTTTTCTAACTGGGGCAGGTGGGTGTGCCCCTGGATAACGATATCCGTTCTTTGGGGAATTATCAGGGGATCCTTATGCCCGTGATGCATGAAGATGGTTTTATCAAAGGCCTTAAAATTCAGTTCATGGGAAAATCCTTTACAGAATCCTTCCACGTCACAATTGCCGTAAATATAAAAAAGTTTAAAATCCAGGTCGGTAATCATTGACCGGATCTGGTCCGGGGCAAAATCAGGCTCATTGTAGTTGCCATACCTTGTATCAAACAAATCCCCTGCAATGGCAACGGCGTCGCCTGGACCGGCTAACGCTTTTACAGTCAACCACGCCGGGAAAAATCCGTGAATATCCGCAAATACTAAAATCCGTTCCATGATATCAGACCATGCCTTCAATTTTTTCCATGGCTGCAACACGTTGGGCCAGTGGCGGATGGGAGTAATTTAAAAATACATAAAAGGGGTGCGGGGTAAGGTTGGAAAGATTATCGGCACTCAGTTTTTTTAAAGCCGTTATCAAGGCCCCGGCCTCTTTTGTTGTCAAAGCGGCAAATCGATCTGCTTCGTACTCATCTTTTCTTGAGAAGAACTGCATGATAATGGAGATGATTAGGTCAACCGGGGAAAAAAGAATACTGAAAAAAACAAGACCGGCATATATGGATGGCGTATCCACATAAAATGCCGTAAAAAGGCTTTGCTGGGTGATGAATAAAGACAGAAGATAAAAAACACCCCCCATCTGAAGAATGCCGAAAATCAGGCGGCGCTGGATATGCTTTTTTTTGAAATGTCCCATTTCATGGGCAAGTACGGCTAAAAGTTCGTCCGGTGTATGGGCGTTGATCAGGGTGTCAAACAGCACAATGCGTTTGTTTTTTCCAAAACCTGTGAAAAACGCATTGGACTTGGTACTGCGCTTGGAGCCGTCCATGACAAAAATCTGAGTCAAGGGAAAATCAATGGTTTTTGCATAGGCAAAAAGTTTATTTTTTAATTCACTGTCTTCAAGGGGTGTGAACTTATTGAACAAAGGCATGATCCATGTGGGAACAATGTATTGAACTGCCAGCATAAAAGCTGTGGTCACACCCCAGCAAATCATCCAGGCCCAGGGACCCGTGCTTTCCAGAAACCAGAATATGCCAGACAGCAAAGGGATGCCTAATGCCAAGGATAAAATTATGGATTTTAGCAGATCCAGTACAAAAAGTTTTGGTGTGGTTTTATTAAAACCGAATTTTTCTTCTACGACAAAGGTGGAATAGATGGAAAAGGGCAGGGATATAATGAATTTGCATCCTGCCAGGAGACCTATGAATAAAAGTCCGCAGCCAATGGAAGACCATCCGGTTCCCCTGACAAAACTATCAAGGGCGCCGAATCCGCCCAGAAACCAGAACGTTAAAAGGATACCAAGATCAATGGTCGACGTGATCGTCCCCAATCGGGTGGTGGCCTTAAGATAATGCTGGGACTGTTCATACCGTTTCTGGTCATAGACATCTGAAAATTTTTCGGGCAGATGCGTTGTGAGGCTGCCGATGTTCAGACGATCAGCCACATAATTCATTGTAAAATCAACAATGATCGTAACAAGAATAATGTTGGTGATCGTCTGCTCAGATAAAAACATCGTTCTATTGTGTATCGGAATTGATCAAATCCCGAAGTTTTCCGGAACATTTAAAGGTGACAACCCGCCTGGCCGGAAGCGTCATCTCTTCATCCGTTGCAGGGTTGCGTCCCTTTCTTGCTTTTTTTTCATTTACACAAAATTTGCCGAAACCTGAAATCATAATATCTTCACCATTTGAAATGGTCTCCTTTATAATTTCAAGAAAGTCTTCCATGATGTCATAGGCAACGGTTCTTGACAGGTCCAGTTCATTTTGTATTTTTTCTGCTATAATAGTTTTGGTCAGCGCCATAATAACTATTTACTCCTGTCCTGCGGCACACAAAGCTCGCTTCTTGAAAGATTAATAAAAACAGGTTCGTAAGATACTTTAAATCCTTCAGGATTGTCAAGATAAGGTTGATCTGTTATTGTGTTTTATTGCAAAATTAACATAACTATTTATTTATGGAGCGAAAATGAAACAGGTGTTATCCATCACACCCATAGACGGACGTTATGCCCGTCTTACCGGTGTTCTTTCAAATATTTTCAGTGAATCCGGACTAATTCACCATAGGATTCATGTTGAACTTAAGTGGCTGAAATTTCTGATAACGGATTTAAAGGTCCATGAGATGGTACAGGTTGATCAGTCCTTGGATTTATCAGGGTTGGATGCGTTGATAGATGCTTTGATAGATGATTTTAGTGAGGATTCTGCGCTTAGGGTCAAGGAGATAGAATCCAGGACCAACCATGATGTAAAGGCCGTGGAATATTTTATTAAAGAAAAATTGGATGCTGCAGGGCTGGCTCCAATACGGGAATGGGTGCATTTTGCATGCACTTCCGAAGATATTAATAATACGGCATACGGACTTATGCTTAAAAAAGGCAAGGACCTGGTGGTTGAGCTGCTTAAAACCTTTGTGGCGGAAATTGAAAAAAAAGCCCTGGTTTATAAAAGTATTCCAATGATGTCCCGCACCCATGGGCAAGCTGCTACCCCCACGACCCCGGGAAAAGAGTTTATCAATTTTGCCTGGCGCTTGAACCAGGAAATTCAGGTTCTGGAAAGCACTAAAATACAGTCAAAAATAAATGGGGCTACGGGTAATTACAACGCCCATGTGTTTGCGTTTCCCGAAATTGACTGGATAGCCGCATCTGAAAGGTTCATTCAGGATTCCCTGGGCCTTGAACCCATTTTATTTACCACCCAGATAAATCCAAATACGGCTCTGTCCAAGGTGCTTCATGCCATGGTACGGGCGGCGGCAGTGATGATTGATTTTGACCGTGACATGTGGGGATATATCAGTTTAGGATACTTCAAACTGCGGGTTAAGGAAGGAGAAACCGGATCATCCACAATGCCCCATAAGGTCAATCCCATTGATTTTGAGAATAGTGAAGGCAATATGGGTCTTGCGATTTCAATGATGGAACACCTGGCGGTTAAACTACAGAAATCCCGGTTCCAGAGGGACTTGAGCGACAGCACCGTGCTACGTAGTCTTGGTACAGTGTTCGGGTATTTTACCATTGGGATGAAAAATGCCATGAAGGGTCTGTCAAAAGTGGATTTAAACCAGGAGGTGCTTGAAAGGGATCTTGATGATAACCCCGAACTTCTGGCCGAACCGTTTCAAACCGTTATGCGGGTATATGGCGAGGATAATCCATATGAACGGCTCAAAGACCTGACCCGTGGCCGAAAAATTCAGAAAGAGGATTTAGCCCGGTTTGTGGACGGACTTGAAAAGGTGCCGCCTGAGGTTAAAGAACGCATGAGGGCGCTTTCACCCCAGACATACTTGGGACTGGCCGAATCCCTTGTGGACAGGTATTTCAAGAAAAAATCATAACCTAAAACTCGATTATTGAGTAAAATTAATGATAAGTGACAAACAAGGGCAGATACTGCTTAAAATAGCTCGCGCCAGTATTGCCGAAGAACTTGGTCTTCCTGTGGATTCAACAAAACTTGAATTGAATCATCCCTTTTTGGACGTTAAACAGGGTCTGTTTGTGACCCTGCATAAAAACGGTGTCTTAAGGGGATGTATCGGTGTAATAGAACCGGTTGAATCCCTGAAGACAGGGGTTGGGAAAACCGCAAAGCTTGCTGCTTTTAACGATTCCCGTTTTCCACCCCTTACCGATGATGAATTTGATCTGGTGGATCTGGAAATCAGTCTTTTGTCATTGCCTGAAAAATTTGAATACCATACGGCAAAAGAGTTGATCCAAAGGCTTGTGCCGTTCAAGGATGGCGTTATTATTAAAAAAGGAAGCAGACAGGCGATCTTTCTTCCCCAGGTATGGGAGCAATTGCCTGACGCTGCTTCATTTTTATCCCATTTGTGCATCAAAGCCGGGCTTGATGCCGATGAGTGGATGAAAGGCAGCCTAATCGTCCATACTTACAGGGTGCATTCGTTTTGTGAAACTCGATGATTAAGTTTTTGTTAATTTGCCCAACTTCGGCGTTGGAAATAATTTTTAATCCTCAAAATATATTGTATATTCCTCCGGTTAAAAATTGTTTCCGCCTTGAATTTGAACAAATTCCCTAAAAACTTGATGATCGAGTGTAAAATAATGGCACAGGGTACAAAAAATTTATGCGCATAGATCAGGAACTACTGGAAGTCATTTTATCCATCGAAAATAAAGATGAACTGGACCTTTTTTTTGAAGAAATTTTTACACCGGCGGAACTTTCGGATCTTTCTTTACGCTGGAAGCTTTTAAAAGATCTGCATGCAGGTATGACCCAGCGGAAAATCGCTGAAAAATACGGCATCAGCCTGTGTAAAATTACAAGGGGTTCAAAGGTGCTGAAAAAAAATGGTTCTGTTGCACTTAAAGTACTGGATTCAATGAATTGACATTCAACATGCTGTTACAAAATGTCAAATTTCTCAGTTTTTACCAACGCTGAAGTTGGGAAAATTAACATAAACTTGATCATTGAGTGACAAGTTCCAGGGCCAGTTCGGACCACAGTTCCAGATCCAGTTGGGAAAGCTTTTGTGTTGCATGCCAGGTAAAGCTGTGCAATTCATTTCCAGGTAAATAGCTTTTTGGGTCCTGTGTTCTGATCAGAAATACCGCCCCCATGTGAACGCTGCCCACCGGCGTGATATCTTCACTGATAATACCTATGAATTCAATGGGATCGCTTAAAACTCGCTGGGTTAGTTCCTCATTCAATTCCCTTTGCATGCCGGTTTTTAAAATGTTTTCAAAACTGTCCGCTCCCATGGCAGTGTCTTCCGGGTTGATATGGCCGCCGATCCCGATGGACCACAGGTCATGAAGCCGTTTTTCGTTGCCCTGCCTGTTGTAGGCAGCAGTCATGCCGGCATCGTATGTCTGCAAAAGAATATAAGGGATGATCTGTTTTTTTTGTCTGTCTTCTTCGGCAATCTCTCGGCGGACAAAGGAAAATTCAGCTTTGGTGCATGTGGCGGCAAATGTGGCAAAATTCATTGGAAGGACTGTTCTCTGGGTGATCCAGGATGCGGGAAGGTTTTTGCGGTCAATGCATAAGACCTGTTCTTGTTTTTTGCTCATAATTATTTTCCAGGTTTGTATTAATAATGGAGCAGTT
This genomic window contains:
- the gspF gene encoding type II secretion system inner membrane protein GspF, coding for MAVFEYNGLTASGRKKSGIIDAENPDAAQDNLKQKGIFPTSILRIESGAGRIKIEKGAPRRKTFNLPPLFSSVKSSEVTMITRQLATLLAAGFPLLKAVATLVPQTKSKTFKRVLSRVKDAIEEGNSFADALGAHPQVFSAVYINMVKAGEASGTLEVVLERLADFSEKREDTKKKVQASLAYPVFMAVIGFLVLVFLLTFIVPNITKIFTDMNHELPMPTQMLLGISGMVKAWWWLIIPAPFFAILCLYGIRKTDRGGRILDRIILSLPVSGNLTRQLIASRFSRTLGSLLDNGVPLLTALGITKTISGNRVIAELIEKCAQTVEQGGSLGSILEKSSAFPDLAAQMIKVGEKSGEMEKMLEKLAELFERNVQTAITAATSIIEPLIILIMGLVIGFIILAVCLPIFEINQLIG
- a CDS encoding ARMT1-like domain-containing protein, with product MESYEIEPKPVNTDPDQDAWFTAFFLENHIDPFAYPIEVGSREQVEFMVYPENNERFYPCSETMFNAIMSRKRPRFLSNRYRDVLDKIFAIIKEFIDSEYDRAFLSRLIQIKYDNEIQSRLLIPSRLEKRLYKIFLTRTHIEDPYKNQKKRENDRAYRFMGSESFKKALNEVDGAIDNMKGLTLEQVKAKINEIEFTRRLSLLTASALWQDDNFKVPSTSAIKTLLNVKITGNGMERLLELVNAPKSKILWLAGESGDVVADIAIAQFLANIGHIVILAVKENPFFKKICLNDTRTDPVLVKALEQAHFIHDKAISKNKLLQRLKRDEHLYVISDGTQEALNLLLVSTTFSRVFKEVDCVVTRGPKQRNRMIQTHFRFTRDVINICEKNKRLDIVFKPRHPDFIIFSHTDLEGKANKIISEMKQAKNKKMTVMFYSGIIGSIPGKIDVAKKIMNRFVEHLKNQSDNLFIINPSSYYEPGMDADDLMYMWEIVQRSGYIDIWRFQTSEDIAQSFKIMEQKVPPEWIGKDATYSTGCTKEMRIAQQVQKENPEMQLIGPAVDKFMRRDEYGVGSMYDQRLGGVPERRRSDRRKSGRRE
- a CDS encoding helix-turn-helix domain-containing protein, whose translation is MIKKKVSSGIPGLDRLLNGLFIGDNVVWYDDAGSLAYPFCMKFIEASHQQSKPIVYVSFDRSPKNLIQTLGPLADNPQLTILDCFTNGKGDKAEVFNKFYEKDGAQWPYQVIRVTDPWKPDTVLDAIDALHRNLSGDVRFVMESLTGMQDLWEGEDQILKFYSHSCPRLYEMDTIAYWIIEKNAHSSRIRAHINQIAQVAVDLTMTQGRSCIKLLKADKRYPADLGIPVPYSCENGEIQLRKAETKKAVILDLGQAVKAFRSHQGMSQRELARLAGVTPSTISQIESNHVFPSLPALYRIAENLSVDVASFFKPRIPGPRDIFSSDESVRIIRSDLDKNSIEIAQLTPPDLDLPMDAFLITFLPGKRLNAHFMVHKGPELGHLVSGRLELVLDNRAQDMSAGDTIFLGKDFPSQWVNPLTEPATLFWVNMTAQ
- a CDS encoding glutamate synthase-related protein, with amino-acid sequence MDMRFSKSNDALGTKNRGDVCESSLCTLCRADCVGKCETWLSSMTGRKLLYPRSFGLVTAGANNTSHVGVSYNSLRVQGYAYGSSGLADGLTNDPDDCVFPNVSLETEFGKKQKTKIKMPLMTGALGSTFIAEKYWDSFAIGGALVGIPVVIGENVVGVDRNSEISDIETKQGKIKNAPELDRRIDTYLRYYDGYGAIIVQLNVEDTRNGVAEYVVDKYGDKCIIELKWGQGAKNIGGEIQVRSLEYATFLKNRGYVVDPDPTKEDVRQGFEQGAIKSFARHSRLGGTNLSSVDQVQEDFMNSVAYLRNIGFERITLKTGSYGMEELAMAIKFATDAELDLLTIDGSGGGTGMSPWNMMQSWGVPSIILHAKAHEYASLLSAKGKSVVDMSFAGGFALEDHIFKALAVGAPYTKLVCMGRAIMIPGFLGANIEGAIYPERRAEVNGNWNELPKNVLEVGKTADEIFACYHDLEDKLGKDEMKNIPYGAIAFYTLADKLGCGLQQLMAGARKFSLNKITRQEIFSGNRETAKETGIPHVADVNDESARKILNS
- a CDS encoding YfcE family phosphodiesterase codes for the protein MERILVFADIHGFFPAWLTVKALAGPGDAVAIAGDLFDTRYGNYNEPDFAPDQIRSMITDLDFKLFYIYGNCDVEGFCKGFSHELNFKAFDKTIFMHHGHKDPLIIPQRTDIVIQGHTHLPQLEKHQNRIHLNPGSIAVPRNDIPTFAVIDSNSVSLMALSGKKLASLNF
- a CDS encoding M48 family metallopeptidase — protein: MFLSEQTITNIILVTIIVDFTMNYVADRLNIGSLTTHLPEKFSDVYDQKRYEQSQHYLKATTRLGTITSTIDLGILLTFWFLGGFGALDSFVRGTGWSSIGCGLLFIGLLAGCKFIISLPFSIYSTFVVEEKFGFNKTTPKLFVLDLLKSIILSLALGIPLLSGIFWFLESTGPWAWMICWGVTTAFMLAVQYIVPTWIMPLFNKFTPLEDSELKNKLFAYAKTIDFPLTQIFVMDGSKRSTKSNAFFTGFGKNKRIVLFDTLINAHTPDELLAVLAHEMGHFKKKHIQRRLIFGILQMGGVFYLLSLFITQQSLFTAFYVDTPSIYAGLVFFSILFSPVDLIISIIMQFFSRKDEYEADRFAALTTKEAGALITALKKLSADNLSNLTPHPFYVFLNYSHPPLAQRVAAMEKIEGMV
- a CDS encoding integration host factor subunit alpha, with translation MALTKTIIAEKIQNELDLSRTVAYDIMEDFLEIIKETISNGEDIMISGFGKFCVNEKKARKGRNPATDEEMTLPARRVVTFKCSGKLRDLINSDTQ